The genomic stretch ggttccagaaaggctgttcgggcaatattctcggaattcgacgaaacgaagaccaaacctcctatttttcccggaagcatccagaacaccgaagaagagtcggagaggggccagagggccaccacaccataaggcggcgcagcctggctcgggccgcgccggcctatggtggggagccccgagtgccccctgtgccgcctcttcgcctataaaatccctttcgacctaaaaacgcggtacgacttggacgaaactccaaaaagactccggggcgccgccaccatcgtgaaactccaattcgggggacagaagtctgcgtcccggcaccctgccgggacggggaagtgccccggaagccatctccatcaacgccatcgcctccatcatgctccgtgagtagttcccccatggactacgggttctagctatagctagttggtattctctccccatgtacttcaatacaatgatctcatgagccgccttacatgattgagattcatcgatgtaatcggtgttgtgtttgtcgggatccgatggattgttacgttatgattgtctatctacaaagtttatgaagttattgttgcttgcaatcttgttatgtttaatgcttgtcactagggcccgagtggcatgatcttagatttaagctctatacttattgcttagattgtatctacaagttgtatgcacatgtcgctgtccggaaccaatggccccgaagtgacagaaatcgggataaccggaggggatggcggtgatgtgaggatcacatgttttcacggagtgttaatgctttgctccggtactctattaaaaggagtaccttaatatccagtagtttccctagaggcccggctgccaccggctggtaggacaaaagatgttgtgcaagtttctcattgcgagcacgtacgactatatatgaaaaacatgcctacatgattaatgttcttgatgttctgtcttaatgctatttcaatcctatcaattgcccgattgtaatttgttcacccaacacttgttattggagagttaccactagtgtagatagctgggaacccggtccatctctcatcatcatatactcgttctatatgtcattggaagtagtatcaactatcttacggtgccattgctctcatattgctattcttGCTGCTCGTATTCTTTGTTACtatctgctctcatatcatctgctactttcacatcacccatgttactagtgcttttccaggtgcggctgaattgacaactcggttgttaaggcttataagtattctttacctccccttgtgtcgaatcaataaatttgggttttacttccctcgaaggcttGTTGCGATCCCCNNNNNNNNNNNNNNNNNNNNNNNNNNNNNNNNNNNNNNNNNNNNNNNNNNNNNNNNNNNNNNNNNNNNNNNNNNNNNNNNNNNNNNNNNNNNNNNNNNNNTCCCTTGAAAATGCTCATGAGATTAAGGTTAGAGTGTACATGCAAAAAAAAGGGCATCAGATGCTCCATTTTTTGTGCAAAAAAAGCTTTCTAGCCCCCCTAAAGACCTGCTGAGCTGTTTGGTTGATGGAAGTTAAatttccagtttttttttttaaaggagTCAAATCACAAAAACACGGTAAAGCCCCCTATTGGAGTTGGAGTGGAATAAAACTGGGCACAAGGCCCCCCGTGCGCGAAACACCAAACACGCCAAACCGCTTCATCGTCTCGAACCTTCtcgcctccctcccctccccaccCTAACCCTCCCCaccccgccccgccgccgctgaCGCCGCCGTCTACCGCCGATCCCACCTCCGCTGCCCCCGATCTCCGCCGCCTGCCGAGATGGACGATAGCTGCGCGGTGTGCGCCGACGCGCTTGAATGGGTGGCCTACGGGCCATGCGGCCACCGCGAGGTCTGCTCAACCTGCGTCGTCCGCCTCCGCTTCGTCCTCCAGGACACCCTCTGCTGCATCTGCAAGACGGATTGCCCCTCCGTATTCGTCACCAAGGTTTGCCGCTACGGCCCGACTCGATTTGATCCGTTTATTGACCTGTGGCGGGGCTGGATCTTGGGTTCGCTGATTGCATAGGGTTTCATCGTACTTGGATACGCATACTTGCTAGTTGACTAGATGGCTGTTGAGTTTATTTTCTCGATTATTTGGATGGTGAAAATTTCAAGTAATAGCACGAATGTATGATGCTCTGATGTCTCGTCTCCTAACGAGGCAAGTTTGTTCAGTCTATGGATTGGTTAGGGCAAAGTTGGGTTACAAGCCTATCTTCTGGTCCACTATGCAGGACGGGAAGCTGTTTTCTTACTATCGTAATCATGATTCACTAGAATTTTGGTTTGCCTTGTGGTTGGAGATTTGGTTCTCGGAGTTAACTGGGAGCCATCGTTCttgtatttttaattttttatgtgTTGTATGGCATCGCACTAAGTTCTGTTTCCTGGAGGCCTATGGGACATCCTTTTGCATCCATGTCGCTGATTAAGTGCATTTATGTTTAGAGTAGATGAACATCATGGATTCTTTTTTTATAACTTCATGGATTCACCTTCATCTTTTAACTTTCAATAGGCAATGGGAGATTACACCAGGGTGATCTCCGATTTCTCTGTTTTGCCCACTGGGGCAGTTGAAGGAAAGGTGGGGGAGTACTGGTACCATGAGGATACAAAGGCATACTGTGATGATGCTGATCAGTATAATATGATAAGGGCCATGTGCCGgctttcttgtagtgtatgtgaCAATGCTGAGGATCAGATTGGTCAGGGACCGCAAGCAAAGCGCAGAAGCAGGTTCAGGAGCATTGATCAGCTTAAAGGACATTTGTTCCATCAGCACAGGTTATATATGTGCAATCTTTGCTTGGAGGGGAGAAAGGTGAATTTCTTGACCACATAATGCTTTCTTACTCTATTATGATGCTAAATCTGTATGCGATTGTTATCCACTTCATTAGCAAAGTTAGCATGAAAATCAGAAAATATTTGCCGATggtctagctttttttttttcttaacaTTTTTCTTACCATTTTTCGGTGTGCCCCCTTCTGTTTGCGTATGTACAGTACATTTAAGGCCAGGAATTTATTGGTACATAATTGTTGATGTTATTGTTGTAATTTTATGAAGAGTAGAATCTAAAGGCTCAGAAGTTTCATAATTACTTGTTGGTTCTCTTGTAGTGCTTTTGCGTTGTGTTATGACTCATGAGAGACTATAAAACTTGGTAACCAGTACTTACTTGGTCAGCTCATTAAACAAGGGATATAATTATATATACATGGAGAAGTGAAATCAGCATTTCATCCTGCGAGTATGAGGGTAGTTAGTGCTTAATAGATGGAGCGACATCATCTGCCTTTGGGAAATGAAGATATAATGGCAGGCAGATAATAGTTATAGTTAGTTTGTAGATGGAGCAACGGCAGCTGCCTTTGGGAATGAGTTGTAACAGCCTTCAGCTCTGTAGAGAGGAGGTGCGGCGCCAGCAACTTCTGGTGCTAGAGATAGAAGAAGTGAAATTGTTTTACTGGTTTTCTTGTGTACTTTACCTGATAATCCTGAGTGCTTGCCCACTTATCGATCAAATATATTAAACACTCGTTTATGCATACTTGTACCCAGCTCCGTAATTCTTGTTATGAATACTTTGATCCATAAATCTTGTTCAAGGACACTGAGACCTTATTCCTTTTCCCAATAGCAGAGTTAAACTGTGCCCCAACTGTTATTTCGTGTAACGTGACAGATAACACTAAGTTTGTCAGAAGCATGGTAATTAGGTATTGAACATTTGGAATTGTCAGTGTATGTCTAATTATCCTTACCCATGTATGCTACCTGTCACAAAGTTTGTCAGAAACATGGATTAGGTATTGAACATTTGATTTTTCAGAAATATGTAAGCTACTTTTAACATAGCTAGATATTTGTATCCTACATATTTGTATTTCGCATAAACCGTTATATCCTTATTGATAAATTGTTTGCAGAGACATTTTGAGTAACATGCAACCTGAGAGGCATGTGGAACATTCTACTCATATGATATATAATTAGGAGTCAGAGTTGATCTTTTTTCTGTTGCTAATTGAAGTTGAGGTTGTTTCTATATTATATGCATTTTGACACACAGCATGCAGTGTAAAGTAATAACCTAATAGATTATTAGGATAATACATGCTATTTTATCCTCAACTTATGGACAACTGATGAGTTTTAGAATAGTTTTCTGTTTAGCCGCGTGGTGTCTGACTGCTAGTTTTGATCACTTTGTGCCATTCTATACAGAGTAGGTGAATCTTGTGAGATCTTTGTATTAGCTAAAACTGAACAGAATCATGGCCTAATTTTTTCTCACCCCTTTACCTTTTAGTAGATATATTTGAAATATGATGCTATGTTATTATTTCTCTTGGGATCCCGTTTGCTGAACTACTTGATATGCTGAGCAGGTATTCATCTGTGAGCAGAAGCTTTATACAAGGGCACAGTTAGCTCAGCATACAAAAACAGGTGACTCCGAGGTGGATGGCTCTGATGAGGTTGAACGCGCAGGTTTTACAGGACACCCAAGTTGTGAGTTTTGCAGAAATGCGTTGTATGGAGATAATGAGCTTTACACACATATGTTGAGAGAACACTATTCGTGCCACATATGTCAAAAGTAATTTTTACACCTTTGTCCTTCTCTATTCTGTTACTTCAAACTTCTTAAATGTTGCTGACATTGTGATCGCATACAGGCTGCATCCTACACGGTATGATTACTTCCGGAACTACGATGATTTAGAGGTATTTGTGACTTGTCcaaattgatgaatccaaatctcCATCTCTTATTGATTTCTATGTTTCAAGCCCCTTTCTTCTGATCTGTCACTTGCTCACTCATTCTGATATATGTTTCATTTGTTAATCGACTCAGATGCATTTTCGTAAAGATCATTTCCTCTGTGAAGATGAGGCATGTCTGGCGAAGAAGTTCATTGTCTTCCAGAGTGACACAGAGATCAAGGCATGTTTATATCAAGCTGTTATTTTAGTAGCATTAGTGTGTATAACTACTATCGTCCCGATCACTTTATATGCCACTGGGTTACTTGTGTTTTTACTGACTTACTAGTTAATTTCTACAGAGGCATAATGCTATGGAGCATGGTGGGCGAATGTCTCGTTCTCAGAGAAATGCTGCACTTCAGGTTTGTTCATGGTCTCAAGACCTCTTAATTCCTTCACTTCTTTGTTTGTGCTTTATCTCCCCCACTTTTTTTAAAAGTATGCCAGTTTAGTACCAATATCATTGTATCCATTTATATTGCTCTAGACTAAAACATTTTAATTTGTCATTGTCAGATACCTACCAGTTTTatataccaaagaaatgagcaagATCAAAGGCGTGGCAGGGGTAGGGGTCGTAATGCTTACCATGGCAGACCTGACAGGGATTTCTCATTGTCTGTGCGGGATGGCAGTACAACTGCAGACCATGGCCTTGGAAGTCGAGTTGATAGTATTGCAGGGCCTTTGCAGTCATTAAGTGTCAGTTCTAGTTCGGGGCGGACAGAAACTAGCCAAAGCTCAGCGAATGGCCGTGTGCTTGAACAGTTGTCTTTTCCTCCTCTTCAAGACCAGGATATTCCTGATGCTAGGATGGACGCTTTTCCTGATGAAACCTCGTTTCCTGCCCTTTCAGAGCAGCAATCAAGGTATGCGCTGGCTCTTAATCAGAGCTCAAGGGGTTCCGCCAGGCTTGGTGATGAATCGTTATTCCCTCCTTTGCCTGGGTCAAGTAACAAAGGTTCTGCTTCGACACAACAGGGGCTGCAAAGTCTTGCTAAGAACACACTTGCATCAAGGCTTCAACAACGTAGTAAGGGCACTGTGAAGGTACTCAATTCTGCTCGGCCTCGAACAGCTGAGAATCCCGAAATAGTACCTAATGCTTCAAGTTCCACCCAGACCTGGCCTACACCTGATCAGGGGCTAGTCCTCTCTGGTTCTCAAGTTCGGATTGGAACTCAATCAATAAGAGAAAATGGGGTCATGCCACCTGCGTCCAGCGGCTCAGCATGGAATTCCGGAGGTCCAAACAAGATGAAGCACTCTGTCTCTACTCCTAATTTTGTTTCTGGTGGGCCCTCTGTCCAGCCATCATCAAGTACAGCTTATGGCAATAAAAACCAACTGCCACAACAAAGCAGCCAAACTTTGCCTGTTGTGGAGGATGTTCGGCAAGCCAATAAATCCCTGGTTGAAAGAATGCGTGCTGCTTTAGGAATGGATGAGGATAGGTTCTCTGCGTTTAAAGAAATTGCTAGTGAATACCGTCAAGGCGTCATTGATACCTCAGAGTATCTCTCGTATGTGGAGCAATTTGGTATATCACATCTTGTTCCTGAAATGGCTAGGTTGCTGCCTGACCCTCGGAAGCAGAAAGAACTTGCTGATGCTTACTACACCAATATGCGCTTTAAAAGCTTCCAAGAAAATGCCAGTGGTGAAACCATTATTACCTTGAAAGAGAACAAGCGTAAAAATAAGGGGAAGGGAAAAACTCCTGATACAGAAACAGTTCCTGCTAAGGATGTAAGTGAATTGCTAGCTGATAGCTTTATGGACACTGTAAGGAAGCTTCAGTCAGACAAGATGGCTCAGGAAGGTGAGGCTGCGGTACTTTCAAAGGACGATTATCGATCTTCCAAGGGAAGGATCCCACTAGCTGGGGGGTCATCATCTGGTAATATGAGTCTAGACGGTGATCCTGGTGCCATTTCAAAGGTGTCTGGAGCCAGCAGAGATGTGAGCATGGGAGgagggagcagcagcagcaacaacagtaaACAATCGAAGAAGACGTCAAAGTTTCTCAGAGCTCGATTAGGTGATAATTCTCTGGCTACGCTTGATTTTAGTCGTCCTGATATGAGCCCCGAGCGACCAGAAAGGGAGTCACAAGGCCAACACACTGGTGTGCCTGTGCGAGGTGTTTGGAAGAATGGTGCAGCACAGAAGCTGTTTTCTAGCAATGGAAGGAAGTAAGTTATTTTTGTGCAGATGCTGTTTGATGCAAGCTGGTTGacggagaagtgcacattttgtgaTCTGTGGTTAACTGCTTTGAGAAAACGTCTTCTGCGTAGAAGACCGTGGTGGTTGAATTGAGTTCCGTTTTGTAATGGTTTCTGCTGGTTCAAAACCTAGAAAGTAAGGATGAAACTTGAAATAGTCACTGCACAATGCCATGTTTGTGGTTAGTTATACCTTGGTCGAAGCCATTGGTAGGCGGTATATTACATGAACTCTGCCAATGATTTTGTGACTTGCGTAACTTTGATTTCACTTTCTTTTCAGGCTGCTTGACTTTTGTAGGCAGGTTCCTGTATATTTACTGTATGTGGCAAGAAACTGCCACGTGACTCTGGATTCATACAAGCTCCAAATGCAATGcctattttatttttcatttacTAAATAATCATCTGTGCTCCACTACTCCAGTAAaatagtttcttcttcttttggatGTTTTGGCTGCTTAAGTGAATTCAACAAACCAGAGTATAGGAACATGAATGTGCAATTCTTTTTCCTTGCTCGAACTTCTGTAGACAAAGTTACACTCTGCAAACATTTGCAAGCATTTAAGTATTTGACCAGGTCTAGTAGCAACAGATCTCCACAGTTTCTGTACACACCATGTAACAGTTGAGTCTCTCGCTTTTGCTCAGCAGGATGCTACTCAGGGGTAGATGTAGATTAGGTCCTATTTACTGTTAAAAATAATTGAGATGTAAACGAGAGAACTGAGAGACAAATGTCTTATtccattgataatcaacatatacAAGGAGAATGGACACGTATAGGGATGCGTCCGTATGTGGGGTGTGGGTCCCTATGTGGGGGTGTGAGAAAAAGGACACGATGCGCATAACAAACAGACGTAGAGAAACAACATGAAGATTATCCCCTTAATTATTCTATTTTTAATTAAATCCTAATGCTTTCCCTAATTCTTCCTTGTCTATCAACCATCTTTGGAATAATCTCCTCCATGTAAAAAATATGAGGAGTGTTGTAGGATATGATGTTAAAATTTCTTCTTCAAACCCAATAGGAAAATAAGAATAAAATGATATAGCATATAATTGATATTACCTCTTTGTTAACTCaatatgaaaaaaaaacttgTAAAAGGGAAAACCCATTGAGTTCAGAGAATAATATATTTTGTGTGCGTATACTTCCCTAAAAGTCTGGGTGGAATAGACAGAAAATATGATATATTATCTTGTGTTGATATTATCTCATTAAAACCTTGATGTGAACCTCTATAGTAAAAAAAAGTCATAGAGGGAAATAGAGTGTAATATGATGCTTTAAACATGAGTAGTTCAGAAGATACTCTCTTATTCTTGCAAATTTTTGAAGCTGTTGCATACCAATTCCATGAAAATATTTCAGAAATGTTGAAGTTGGTACAGACTTCGTCTACAAACCAACAATATTTTTTTTGACTATTTACTGTAGGGCAAAAGCCCCACACCCTCCCTTTTATTAAAGAACTAGCCAAACCAGCTAGATCAAGATGAGTTTAAACAACACTAAAAGAGCTATGAGCTATAgcataaaagaaagaaagaaaaaacctaAAAACTAAGAAAGACTAAAAAACAGAAGAAGTACAATCAGTGCAGGTTGGAGATCCAGTGTAAAATCTGAGCTTGCTTGTTCTCCTTGAACCTATGAGCATGCAATGTTAGGTCTTCCACAAAATTCCGACGCCAGACAGCAAACCTGGGTTGCACATTCTCAAAAACCTTGGCATTTCTAACCTTCCATATATGCCAACATGCCAAAGCCACCACCTCTGTAAAGAAAAAATGTCCGAATCTCTTTCTAGCCACTTCAGCTGTTTGGACCATGTTGCCAGAAGTACCCcactgaatttgcagataaatcCAAACTCTACTGTTAAAGATGAAGTTAAAGAACAAATGATCCCTGTCTTCATGATGATGCCCAGGACACAACACACAACTATAATCATTCGTTACATTCCAATGCCTTCTCTGTAGGAGATCTTTGTGTTTAAACGATCACTCAACATAAGCCAGGAAAACATTTTGATCTTCATGATACACTTACTTTTCCAAATCCACTGAAACTGAGGGTCTACCACCACATGATCATATAAGGAGACATAATAAGCATTAGCTCTGTAATCCCCACTTGCACAACTCCAAGTATAAGACCCCAACTGCTGCAGAGATACATTATCCAACCATCCCTGAAGAAGTAAAAACTCATCATAAGCCCCGCTAGAAAAGGGAAGTCGGAATTCCTCGGTCCCGTTCGCGACTGCACCATATCCCTCACGTATATCTTACTATCTCTAGCAAAAGAAAAAAGCCCGGGGAATCTATCCCTCAAAGGGACTCTAGAACCTGTCTAACTCCCAAGCATCTCGAACGTAACGTGACAGTCTCTCCACTCTGCACCTCTGGCTTTGCAAATCCTCTATACTGATCCATTAATTTAATTAGATCTTTCCACCAATATGAGCCACAAGCCTTAGCAGCATGAGGAACTTCTCCATCATAATAAGTCTCCCAGATAAGTTTAACCCAGGGTACATCCAATTTCTTATTATAGAATTTGTGTAGGAATTTCATGAGCAAAGCATCATTCTTTTTCTGAAAATCTATAATACCCAAGCCTCCCTTTGCTTTAGGCTTACAGATCATCTTCCAAGAAGCAAGAGATTGCTTTGGAGTATCTACATTATCCCTCCAAAGACATTGCCTGATAATTCTGTCAAATTGCTTAGTTATCCCTGGTGGAATATGCACAGTGCATAACATATGGATGGGCATGGAAGAAATAGCAGATGTGATGAGCTGTAATCTTGCCCCCTGAGAAAGGAAACTAGAGGTGGCCAGCAACCTTCTTTCCAACCTATGAACCACAAGAGTGAGATCTTGAATGGATGGCCTAGTAGTGCCCACTGCTAGTCCTAAAGAAGGGAAAGGCAGGATACCAATCTGACAACCAAAACCCTGAGCAAGAGCCTCCATCCTTTCATTTTCCACATTAATTGCCATCATGGAAGATTTAAGATAATTAATATGCAGGCCAGTAGATAAAGAGAAAGTATGTAACACATCCTTTAAAGCCAAAACTTGATCCAACTCAGCAGGGAGAATTAAGagagtgtcatctgcatattgaatTATAGAAAAATCTGTATCTGCAGTGACTATTGCTAACTGGTTTCCCCCCAAGAGCAACAAATTGTTGACTGCAGATTGTCGCAAATCTCCACCCAAAGACATATAATAAGGGAGACAAAGGATCCCTTGCCTTACCCCTCTCTTACAGTAGAACTGTTTGCCTGGCACCCCATTCAGAAGCACAGAAGACACACCAGTAGAGAGAAATTCCTTCACCCACATGATCCAATCCTCCCCAAACCCTTTATATCTCATAATCATAAACAGGGCTTCATGTTCAATAGAGTCAAAAGCTTTCTCAAAATCCAATTTGAGAATGACAATAGGTTTCTTAGAAGCATGACACTGATGCAAATATTCCAAAGACCAAGCTAGACAATCATGAATAGTTCTAGACCTGATAAACCCATATTGGTTCTTGTGCACACATTTCAAAATATGGTCCTGTAATCTGTTTGCTGCCATTTTAGTAAGAAACTTGAGGCACACATTTGTGAGAGAGATAGGTCTATAATCATTTATAGTCTCCGGGGAGTTATTCTTTGGTATCAAAGTAATATATGATGAATTTAGACTCTCCAAATTCACCAGCCCCTTATGAAAATCAGCATCCAAATTATAGAAATCTTGGGAAATAATATTCCAGCATTTCTTCAAGAACAGACCATTGAACCCATCAGGGCCTGGGGATTTATCAGGAGCCATATACTTAATCACTAAGTCcatctcttccttctcaaaaggcCTAGTAAGAACATGCAAACCTTCCACAGGGGTAAGTAAAGTGGACAGATCATATCCCATAACAATTCCTTTTGCCTGACCCATTCTCTCTCTGAACTTATTTAATGCAATCCCTGCCATCTGATGATGATCTGAAACAATCTCTCCTGATTCTGACTTAAGACTAGCAATATTGTTCTTCCTGTATCTCTGTGTAGCCATAGCATGGAAAAACTTAGTATTATCCTCACCCACTTTAATCCATCTAATTGAACATCTCTTTCTCCAGTATTTGCACTGGGCTACCAGCAGCTTGTCAAGATGCAGCTTAACCATATTCCTGAAATTGAACTCAGGTCTAGTAAGTCTTCTCTGCTCCTCCAAATTATCCAAAAACAGAATCACCTTGTTGCAATTTTCAATGAGAACTTTGATTGATGAAAGCCCAGTCTTCCACTTCTTCAAATCTTGCCTAAGAACTTTAAATTTATGAGCCAAAATTGCTGCAGAGTTCTTCTTGTAAGATCCCTTTTTCCAAGAATTAGTGACACAATCTAGAAAAGTAGGATTATCCACCCAATAATTCTCAAAACGAAAAAGATTTGCCTTGGGAATAACAATATCAATGGTGACCATAcaaggaacatgatcagaggaagATTTGGCCATAGGAAGCACAACTGTATTGGGAAACTTTATTGTCTAGGAAGGGGTGGTGAAAAACCAATCTAGTTGCTCAAGCAATGGTTCATTTTGCATATTTGACCAGGTATAAAGTCTTCCTTTGAGAGGTAACTCAATAAGCCCCAAGTGCCCAATAatctcattaaacaaaacatttcATTAATGTCTCCCCCAGGCTTATTCCTATTTTCAGTTGAACGAATAAAGTTGAAGTCTCCTAGCAACAGCCATAAAGAGTCCACACGGATGACTAAATTGTATAACCATTGCACAAACTCATCTCTTTCCAAACCCTTACATCGCCCATACACAGTAACCATCGTCCAACTATAAGAATTATGAGTGGATGTAAAGTTAATAGTAATTGCAAATCTTTTAATCTCAATTAGAACTCGAGCAAATACAGCAGAATTCCACAGCACTATTATTCCTCCAGAAGCTCCCACAGAAGGAGAGTATGCAAAATTATCAAAACGTTTAGGACAAAATTTCCTAATAATCCTCTGATCAAAAAATTCCATTTTTGTTTCCTGGAGACAGATTATAGAACAGTGACTCTCCTCAATTTTTTCCCTGACATTAAGTTGCCTTTGCTCAGAATTAAGACCTCGAACATTCAAATCAAGCACACACCATTTCCTTGTACTGACCTTATCCATTACAAACCACATAAAAGGATGGAATAGAAGAACCCACAACTAGGCAAGGTTCCATTACAAGCATAAAGGACAATATCTCATTAGAGAAACCCCAAGGACAGTGACATAGAACATATAGCATGACACTGAAACATAAAATAGAGTGCATGACTG from Lolium rigidum isolate FL_2022 chromosome 4, APGP_CSIRO_Lrig_0.1, whole genome shotgun sequence encodes the following:
- the LOC124649496 gene encoding E3 ubiquitin-protein ligase ZNF598-like, with translation MDDSCAVCADALEWVAYGPCGHREVCSTCVVRLRFVLQDTLCCICKTDCPSVFVTKAMGDYTRVISDFSVLPTGAVEGKVGEYWYHEDTKAYCDDADQYNMIRAMCRLSCSVCDNAEDQIGQGPQAKRRSRFRSIDQLKGHLFHQHRLYMCNLCLEGRKVFICEQKLYTRAQLAQHTKTGDSEVDGSDEVERAGFTGHPSCEFCRNALYGDNELYTHMLREHYSCHICQKLHPTRYDYFRNYDDLEMHFRKDHFLCEDEACLAKKFIVFQSDTEIKRHNAMEHGGRMSRSQRNAALQIPTSFIYQRNEQDQRRGRGRGRNAYHGRPDRDFSLSVRDGSTTADHGLGSRVDSIAGPLQSLSVSSSSGRTETSQSSANGRVLEQLSFPPLQDQDIPDARMDAFPDETSFPALSEQQSRYALALNQSSRGSARLGDESLFPPLPGSSNKGSASTQQGLQSLAKNTLASRLQQRSKGTVKVLNSARPRTAENPEIVPNASSSTQTWPTPDQGLVLSGSQVRIGTQSIRENGVMPPASSGSAWNSGGPNKMKHSVSTPNFVSGGPSVQPSSSTAYGNKNQLPQQSSQTLPVVEDVRQANKSLVERMRAALGMDEDRFSAFKEIASEYRQGVIDTSEYLSYVEQFGISHLVPEMARLLPDPRKQKELADAYYTNMRFKSFQENASGETIITLKENKRKNKGKGKTPDTETVPAKDVSELLADSFMDTVRKLQSDKMAQEGEAAVLSKDDYRSSKGRIPLAGGSSSGNMSLDGDPGAISKVSGASRDVSMGGGSSSSNNSKQSKKTSKFLRARLGDNSLATLDFSRPDMSPERPERESQGQHTGVPVRGVWKNGAAQKLFSSNGRK